The window CTCACCTGGCAATTCATCCCTCTCATGCTCGCCGACGTCGAGACCTGGGCTGCGACGCGATGGTGGCGCGATCTCATGCTCGCGGGAGGAATGACCGCGAGCGTCATCGTCTGGGCCGCAGGGGCGGCAATTGCGATCGGAGCCGTCGGTGCGATCTGGCTTGCCCGCGCGAGCGATGAGGTGCCCGCCATCGGCGATATCAGCGCGATCCTGCCTCGCAACCGGCAGGAGCTCCGCTGGGGGGCCGCGCTTTCGATCAACGCCGGAGTGGTCGAAGAGCTCATGTTTCGCCTCGCCCTGCCCACCCTCGTCTTTGGCATCACCGGGAGCGCGCTGATCGCCGTGGGCGCCAGCATCCTCATATTCGGCGCCCTGCACCTGTATCAGGGGGTAGCCGGGGTGATCGGCTCCATGCTTATTGGCCTGGTGCTGATGGTGGTCTACCTGGCCAGCGGCAGCATCGTGCTCGCGATCGTTGTGCACGCGGCAATCGACTTGCGCTCGCTCGTGCTGATCCCCATGGTCGTGTTTGGGGTTCATCGCAAGCCAGGCAGGCGGCGCACGAGCGCCGTGCCGCCGAGCCCCGTTCTTCCGCGCTAGGCGCCTGCCGCCGTGGCCGCGGCCGGCTCGACCGGCTTCTCGTCGGGCAGCATTGCGTCGAAGAGCGCGCCGACCCACTGCACCAGGGCGTCGTCGCTGTAGAGCTCGCCTCCCGCCTTCGGCAGCGGAACAACCAGCGCACCCGCCTGGGCCACATACTTGGCCCCCGGGTACATGCGCTGCATGCGAACCTGGCGCGAATCGGGCAGCTCGATCGGCGCGATGCGCAGGTTGGGCCCCATGACCACGACTTCGCTCAGCCCCGCCTTCTGTGCACGGCGACGCAGGCGAGACACCGCGATCAGCTGAGCGACGGGGGGCGGAAGCTCACCGTATCGGTCGACCAGCTCGTCGACCACAGAGTCGATCGCGTCGGGCGCGGCAACGGGCGAACTCGCGGCGGAGAGCTTTTGATAGGCCTCAAGGCGCAAACGCTCGCTCTCAAGGTATTCCTCGGGGATGCGGGCATCGACGGGCAGCTCGAGGCGCAGCTCGGCCGGGCCCTCGACCTCTTCGCCCCGGAACGTGCTGACGGCCTCACCGATCATGCGCAGATAGAGATCGAAGCCAACCCCGGCGATGTGGCCGGACTGCTCGCCGCCGAGCAGATTGCCCGCGCCGCGAATCTCAAGGTCTTTGAGCGCGACCTGCATGCCGGCACCGAGCTCATTGTTCGCGGCGATCGTGGCGAGCCTGTCGTGGGCGACCTCACCGAGCGGCTTGTCGCCGTCGTAGAGAAAGTAGGCATAGGCCCGCTCGCGACCACGCCCGACTCGGCCTCGCAACTGGTGGAGCTGGCTGAGCCCGTACTTGTCGGCTCGATCAATGATGAGGGTGTTGGCGTTAGACACGTCGAGGCCGGTCTCGATGATGGTGGTGGAGACGAGCACATCGAACTTGCGCTCCCAAAAATCCACCATCACCTGCTCAAGCACATGCTCCGGTAGCTTTCCGTGGGCCACGGCGATGCGCGCCTCCGGCACGATCTCGGCTAGCTGCGCCGCAACCCGGTTAATGCTCGACACTCGGTTGTGCACGAAGAACACCTGGCCCTCGCGCAGCAGTTCTCGGCGAATTGCTGCGCCGACCTGCTTCTCGCTGTACGGCCCGACGAACGTGAGAATCGGGTGCCGATCCTCCGGCGGAGTCGCCAGGGTCGACATTTCGCGGATGCCGGTGACCGCCATTTCGAGCGTGCGGGGAATCGGCGTCGCGCTCATGGCCAGGATGTCGACGTTCGTCTTGAGCTTCTTGAGCGCGTCCTTGTGCTCGACGCCGAATCGCTGCTCCTCGTCGATAATGACGAGCCCGAGGTCTTTGAACTCGATGTTCTTTGACAGCAGGCGATGCGTGCCGATGACAACGTCGACTGTTCCGTCGGCCAAGCCCTCGATGACCTCTTTGGACTCCTTGTCCGTCTGAAACCGGCTCAGACCGCGCAGGTGGATGGGGAACCCGGCAAAGCGCTCGGCGAACGTTTCGAGGTGCTGCTTGACGAGCAGGGTCGTCGGCACGAGCATGACGACCTGCTTGCCGTCCTGCACCGCCTTGAATGCTGCGCGAACCGCCACCTCCGTCTTGCCGTAGCCGACATCTCCAGCGACGAGTCGATCCATGGCGATCGACCGCTCCATGTCGGCCTTGACCTCGTCGATCGTCGTGAGCTGATCGGGGGTTTCAGCGAACGGAAACGCCTCTTCGAACTCGCGCTGCCAGGGAGTGTCTGGGGCGAAGGCGTGTCCACGACTGGCCATCCGCGCGGAATACAGCTTGACCAGCTCGACCGCGATATCCCGCACGGCCTTGCGCGCTTTACTCTTGGCCGCCGACCAGTCACTGCCGCCCATCTTGCTGAGCGATGGCGCCTCTCCCCCGACATATCGGGAGATCAGGTCAAGCTGATCCGTTGGCACGTAGAGCTTGTCGCCGGGATAGCCGCGCTTCGACGGCGCGTATTCAATGAGCAAGAACTCGCGGGTGGTCTTGACGGCGTTGCGCCCACCCGTCGAAACCTCGCGGCGCACCAGCTCGATGAATTTGCCGATGCCATGGGTCTGGTGAACGATAAAGTCGCCGGTCTTGAGCTGCAGGGGGTCGACGACGTTCTTGCGACGCACTCCGAGCTTCTTAATCTGGCGCGACTCGTAGCCGACAGCGCGACCGTAAAACTCCGTCTCGCTGAGAACAGCGAGACGGATGTCTTCCATCTCGAAGCCGTGCTCAACCGTGCCTTTAACCAGGTAGGCGACTCCGGGGTCGAGCGAATCCGGCAGAGAATCGGTGATGCGGGCGGCGAGACCGTGCTCGCCCAGAGCCTCGGCCGCGCGCTCGATAAGCCCATGACCCTGCGCAACCACCGCAACCGACCATCCGTCGCCGAGCAGTGAGCCGACGTGCGCGATGGCGCCATCCGCTTGGCCGGTGAAGTTCGGAACCGTGCGAGCATCGATGCGCACATAGTCACCGGCCGACTCGATGAGCTCATCGAGGCTCGCCGCGGCGGCCCCGCTATCGAAGGAGCTGAGCGTCCACCAGGGGCGGTCACCCGCCGATTCGCGGAACGCACGCACCGTGAGAAAGTCGCCAGCATCAAGATCGATCGGGGCCTCTGCCCCCGCCGTGGCAGCATTCCACGCCGCCCCCAAGAATTCGCGGTTCGTCTCTAGCAACGATGTCGCCCTGGTCTCGACCCGCTCGGGCGAGATCACGGCGAACGCAGCATCCGCCGGAACGTAGTGAGTGAGGGGCACAAGCCTGTCGACGAGAACGGGAGCAAGCGACTCCATGCCGTCGACGGGAATGCCGTCAGCGATCTTGGCGAGCATGGTGCTGAGGCTCGGAAACTCGGGCAGCATCTCGCGGGCACGTTGACGCACGGAGTCACTCAGCAGCAATTCACGGCAGGCGGGCATGCTCACCGCGGGGATGGGCTCGGGCAGCGACCGCTGATCTGCCACCGAGAACTCGCGAATCTGCTCGGCCTCGTCGCCAAAGAACTCGATGCGCAGGGGATGCTCCGCCACCGGCGGAAAGACATCGAGAATGCCACCGCGCACCGCGAACTCGCCCCGGCGCGTGACCATATCGACGCGCGAATACGCCAGGTCCACGAGCCGTCGCTGCAGGTCGGCGAGATCGTAACCTCTCCCGCCAGCCGTCACCTCGAGCGAATCAAGGTGCGTGAGGTTGTCGGCGAGTGGCTGGAGAGCAGCCCGAACGCTAGCTACCACGATGAGTGGCGAGACGGGCCCCGCCTCGCGACGCTTCTGCCAGTCAGCGATGCGCCGAAGAGCCTCAATGCGTCGGCCCACCGTCTCGGTACTGGGGCTCAAACGCTCGTGGGGCAGCGTCTCCCATGCCGGAAACTGCACGACCTCGGCCGAGGGCACCACACTCAAGAGCGCAGCGGCAAGCGAATCGGATTCGCGGCCCGTCGCCACAATGGCCACAAGAGAAGGAGCGTCTCCCCTCGCGGTGAGCAGACCGCCGAGGAGCGGGGCACGAAGGCCTTCGACCAGGGAGAAGTCGGCGTCGCGCGAGGCATAGCGGAGGGCATCCTCGAACGTCTGGGCGCGCGAAAGCGCAGGAATCAATCCCTCGAGTATCACCGGCCAATTCTACGCGGGCTCGGCTGAACGCTTCAGACGAGCCGCTGGCCGACTCGCCTAGGCGGGGCTGTGAAAGCGCTGCTGCGCCGCCGTGAGCCCCTCGCGGGCGACCATTTCGACCGCGTCAGCGCCATCAGCCAAGAGGTTGGGCAGAACGGTGCGCTCGGCCGACGAGAAATCCCGCAAGACAAAGTCGGCGGCGGGCTGACGGCCCGGTGGCCGCCCCACGCCCACGCGCACGCGAATGAAGTCGGGGGTGCCGATGGCAGAGATGATGTCCCGCAACCCGTTGTGACCGC is drawn from Salinibacterium hongtaonis and contains these coding sequences:
- the mfd gene encoding transcription-repair coupling factor; translation: MILEGLIPALSRAQTFEDALRYASRDADFSLVEGLRAPLLGGLLTARGDAPSLVAIVATGRESDSLAAALLSVVPSAEVVQFPAWETLPHERLSPSTETVGRRIEALRRIADWQKRREAGPVSPLIVVASVRAALQPLADNLTHLDSLEVTAGGRGYDLADLQRRLVDLAYSRVDMVTRRGEFAVRGGILDVFPPVAEHPLRIEFFGDEAEQIREFSVADQRSLPEPIPAVSMPACRELLLSDSVRQRAREMLPEFPSLSTMLAKIADGIPVDGMESLAPVLVDRLVPLTHYVPADAAFAVISPERVETRATSLLETNREFLGAAWNAATAGAEAPIDLDAGDFLTVRAFRESAGDRPWWTLSSFDSGAAAASLDELIESAGDYVRIDARTVPNFTGQADGAIAHVGSLLGDGWSVAVVAQGHGLIERAAEALGEHGLAARITDSLPDSLDPGVAYLVKGTVEHGFEMEDIRLAVLSETEFYGRAVGYESRQIKKLGVRRKNVVDPLQLKTGDFIVHQTHGIGKFIELVRREVSTGGRNAVKTTREFLLIEYAPSKRGYPGDKLYVPTDQLDLISRYVGGEAPSLSKMGGSDWSAAKSKARKAVRDIAVELVKLYSARMASRGHAFAPDTPWQREFEEAFPFAETPDQLTTIDEVKADMERSIAMDRLVAGDVGYGKTEVAVRAAFKAVQDGKQVVMLVPTTLLVKQHLETFAERFAGFPIHLRGLSRFQTDKESKEVIEGLADGTVDVVIGTHRLLSKNIEFKDLGLVIIDEEQRFGVEHKDALKKLKTNVDILAMSATPIPRTLEMAVTGIREMSTLATPPEDRHPILTFVGPYSEKQVGAAIRRELLREGQVFFVHNRVSSINRVAAQLAEIVPEARIAVAHGKLPEHVLEQVMVDFWERKFDVLVSTTIIETGLDVSNANTLIIDRADKYGLSQLHQLRGRVGRGRERAYAYFLYDGDKPLGEVAHDRLATIAANNELGAGMQVALKDLEIRGAGNLLGGEQSGHIAGVGFDLYLRMIGEAVSTFRGEEVEGPAELRLELPVDARIPEEYLESERLRLEAYQKLSAASSPVAAPDAIDSVVDELVDRYGELPPPVAQLIAVSRLRRRAQKAGLSEVVVMGPNLRIAPIELPDSRQVRMQRMYPGAKYVAQAGALVVPLPKAGGELYSDDALVQWVGALFDAMLPDEKPVEPAAATAAGA
- a CDS encoding CPBP family intramembrane glutamic endopeptidase — encoded protein: MLTPGQPHVHIVLAVALALLLAGLTLRAVRKDRREYGRFKRYRSTVRRQATFRKWLIESFLVFGGASVVILALTWQFIPLMLADVETWAATRWWRDLMLAGGMTASVIVWAAGAAIAIGAVGAIWLARASDEVPAIGDISAILPRNRQELRWGAALSINAGVVEELMFRLALPTLVFGITGSALIAVGASILIFGALHLYQGVAGVIGSMLIGLVLMVVYLASGSIVLAIVVHAAIDLRSLVLIPMVVFGVHRKPGRRRTSAVPPSPVLPR